The Nerophis lumbriciformis linkage group LG07, RoL_Nlum_v2.1, whole genome shotgun sequence genome window below encodes:
- the LOC140678960 gene encoding major histocompatibility complex class I-related gene protein-like: MATGFYPDLADLFWRKDGEQIFEDVEHGELLPNHDGTFQMSVELKVEVTAEVEGKYECVFRLSGVKEDLVTKLERRSILSNASHEGEKDTFSWRCFPSQS; encoded by the exons atggcgacaggtttctaccccgacttagccgacctgttttggaggaaagacggcgagcagatcttcgaggacgtggagcacggagagctgctccccaaccacgacggaaccttccagatgtcggtggagctgaaagtggaggtgacggccgaggtggagggcaagtacgaatgtgtgttccggctgtctggcgtcaaggaggacctggtcaccaagctggagagaagaagcatcctgagcaacgcaagccatgaaggtgagaaagacacatttaGTTGGAGATGTTTCCCATCACAA TCATGA